From Oceanipulchritudo coccoides, the proteins below share one genomic window:
- a CDS encoding LON peptidase substrate-binding domain-containing protein, producing MELSEDIDIPEIIPVMTLRDTVLFPHAVMPLFIFEQRYREMIADILKSHRLFAIFNEDTDSETEGQEEPPAKMGTVGVVRAAHQNPDGTSNLALQGIIRVRLLEVVQESPYRLVRIETCPCEESDEDNDSYSINRNQILSHLEKQPELTRGLPEEYVQFLQSLEQTGPFIDVAIHSICHDPAIKQRLLETLSLGHRYEIFEQFLIKEEARLDLFDKLQGSTRDDEIELN from the coding sequence ATGGAGCTTTCCGAAGACATCGATATTCCCGAAATCATTCCGGTCATGACCCTGCGTGACACGGTTTTGTTTCCGCACGCCGTCATGCCACTCTTCATTTTTGAACAGCGCTACCGGGAGATGATTGCCGATATCCTGAAGTCGCACCGTCTCTTCGCGATATTCAATGAAGACACCGACTCCGAGACCGAAGGACAGGAAGAGCCACCTGCAAAAATGGGAACCGTGGGAGTCGTCCGGGCGGCACACCAAAATCCGGACGGCACCTCAAACCTGGCCCTTCAGGGCATCATCCGGGTCCGGCTACTGGAAGTCGTGCAGGAGTCTCCTTACCGGTTGGTCCGGATTGAAACCTGCCCATGCGAGGAAAGCGACGAAGACAATGATTCCTATTCCATAAACAGGAACCAGATCCTTTCACATCTTGAAAAGCAACCGGAGCTGACACGCGGACTTCCCGAGGAGTATGTCCAGTTTCTTCAGTCACTGGAACAAACGGGGCCGTTTATCGATGTCGCTATACACTCGATCTGCCATGATCCTGCAATCAAGCAGCGACTTCTGGAGACCCTTTCCCTCGGCCATCGGTATGAAATTTTTGAACAGTTCCTCATCAAGGAGGAAGCTCGCCTCGACCTCTTTGACAAGCTTCAGGGATCGACGCGGGACGACGAGATTGAGCTGAATTAA
- the mtaB gene encoding tRNA (N(6)-L-threonylcarbamoyladenosine(37)-C(2))-methylthiotransferase MtaB, giving the protein MVSNGQSPPKRAMVHTLGCRLNQSESQMLRDRLASAGYLVVPFGQPADLGIINTCTVTREADSKCRKSIRQFIAQNPEAYTAVIGCYSQMGTAEIAGIPGVDLIVGNQDKFAVLEHIDQGKNERPVILRERISRADFTLSHVGDIPFDKRANLKVQDGCDFMCSFCIIPFARGQARSREWENTLDEARTAVARGIKELVLTGVNVGTYNNSGHGIVDLVDALNDIPGLLHVRISSIEPTTVPIDLLDRMADPKHNLLPFLHLPLQSGSDPVLALMRRKYSMNEYKAFVEEAIRRVPGLCLGTDIMVGFTGESEADFEETCKQFLELPFAYTHVFPFSEREGTLVMKREDGWVPMEERSRRCTRLRRLSSMKRHDFMEAHSGKEALVLLEDPRDGGFPGYTANYIRVRVGNPGHDIRNQLVRVRLGKIRADWMEAEILEFIN; this is encoded by the coding sequence ATGGTTTCCAACGGTCAGTCCCCGCCGAAGCGGGCCATGGTGCATACCCTCGGGTGCCGGCTGAACCAGTCTGAATCGCAGATGCTGCGGGATCGTCTGGCCTCGGCGGGCTATCTCGTGGTTCCTTTTGGCCAGCCTGCCGACCTTGGCATCATCAACACCTGCACAGTCACGCGGGAAGCGGATTCAAAATGCCGGAAGTCCATTCGCCAGTTCATTGCCCAGAACCCTGAGGCCTACACGGCCGTGATTGGCTGCTATTCGCAGATGGGGACAGCGGAAATTGCCGGGATCCCCGGGGTCGATTTGATTGTCGGAAACCAGGACAAGTTTGCTGTGCTTGAGCATATTGACCAGGGGAAGAACGAGCGGCCGGTCATATTACGCGAACGCATCAGCCGGGCGGACTTCACCCTGAGCCATGTCGGGGACATTCCCTTCGACAAGCGAGCCAACCTGAAAGTCCAGGACGGCTGTGATTTCATGTGCAGCTTCTGTATCATTCCATTTGCCCGCGGGCAGGCGCGTTCCCGTGAATGGGAGAATACGCTGGATGAGGCACGGACGGCTGTCGCCCGCGGTATCAAGGAACTTGTCCTGACCGGAGTCAATGTCGGCACCTACAACAATTCTGGCCACGGAATTGTCGACCTCGTGGATGCCCTGAATGATATCCCGGGTCTTCTGCATGTCCGTATTTCCAGTATTGAGCCGACAACCGTGCCGATTGATCTGCTCGACCGGATGGCCGATCCCAAGCACAACCTTTTGCCTTTCCTGCACCTGCCGCTCCAGTCAGGGAGTGATCCTGTCCTTGCCCTTATGCGAAGAAAGTATTCAATGAATGAATACAAGGCCTTTGTTGAAGAGGCAATTCGTCGTGTTCCAGGATTGTGCCTTGGAACTGACATCATGGTGGGTTTCACAGGAGAGTCCGAGGCCGACTTTGAAGAGACCTGCAAACAGTTCCTTGAGCTGCCTTTCGCCTACACCCACGTGTTTCCCTTTTCCGAGCGCGAGGGAACGCTCGTCATGAAGCGGGAGGACGGATGGGTACCAATGGAGGAGCGGAGCCGTCGGTGCACGCGGTTGCGTCGATTAAGCTCGATGAAGCGACATGATTTCATGGAGGCGCATTCAGGCAAAGAAGCGCTCGTGCTACTGGAAGACCCCCGTGATGGTGGATTTCCCGGCTATACTGCCAATTACATCCGTGTCCGGGTGGGCAACCCCGGGCATGACATCCGGAATCAACTTGTGCGGGTGCGTCTTGGGAAGATTCGGGCCGACTGGATGGAGGCGGAGATTCTTGAATTTATCAATTAG
- the dnaK gene encoding molecular chaperone DnaK has protein sequence MGKILGIDLGTTNSCMAIMEGGEPTVIPNSEGARTTPSVVAFAKNGERLVGQAAKRQAVTNPENTIFSAKRLIGRKFTEISEEAANMPFKVIEGKNGDAWIEVIEGGEKKSYPPEQISSMVLAKLKADAEAYLGEPVTQAVITVPAYFNDSERQATKDAGTIAGLEVLRIINEPTAASLAFGLDKKNEETIAVYDLGGGTFDISILEIGDGVFEVKATNGDTHLGGDNWDNAIIQWLVDDFAKENGVDLRQDKMALQRLKEEAEKAKIALSSSQSTDINLPFITADSSGPKHLNVQLTRSKIEQITDHLFERTVGPFKACLKDAGLSAGDINNLVLVGGMTRMPKVIETSRTLAGKEPNKGVNPDEVVAIGAAIQGAVLAGDVKDVLLLDVTPLTLAIETAGGVATAMIERNTTIPTKKSQIFSTYADQQTAVDIKVLQGERPMANDNKLLGNFRLDGIPGAPRGVPQIEVTFDIDANGILHVSATDKGTGKEQKISITNASGLSEDEVNKMKEDAEKNAETDRKAKEIAETRNQLDTVVFSTEKLIKESGDKFADSDKKLIQELVDEGKKALESGEAERMKAALDKINNSEEMQQAVAKLYQEQAAAGGADAGAAGPQPGADAGSSSEASSPASDDNVVDAEVEDVEDGKK, from the coding sequence ATGGGTAAAATTTTAGGAATTGATTTAGGAACGACAAACTCCTGCATGGCGATCATGGAGGGCGGTGAGCCAACGGTGATCCCAAACAGTGAAGGAGCCCGGACAACTCCCTCTGTGGTGGCTTTCGCCAAGAATGGTGAGCGCCTCGTGGGGCAAGCCGCTAAACGGCAGGCAGTCACCAATCCGGAAAACACGATTTTCTCGGCTAAGCGTCTGATTGGGCGTAAGTTTACTGAGATATCAGAAGAAGCGGCGAACATGCCGTTTAAAGTGATCGAAGGAAAGAACGGGGACGCGTGGATCGAGGTTATTGAAGGTGGTGAGAAAAAGTCTTACCCGCCCGAGCAGATCAGCTCGATGGTGCTCGCTAAGCTCAAGGCTGACGCGGAAGCGTACCTTGGAGAGCCGGTGACCCAGGCGGTAATTACTGTTCCTGCTTATTTTAATGACTCCGAGCGCCAGGCAACCAAGGACGCCGGAACAATTGCCGGTCTGGAAGTGCTTCGAATCATCAATGAGCCGACTGCCGCATCTTTGGCTTTCGGCTTGGACAAGAAGAATGAGGAAACAATTGCTGTGTATGACCTCGGTGGTGGTACATTTGATATTTCCATTCTTGAAATTGGTGATGGGGTTTTTGAGGTCAAGGCGACCAACGGTGACACCCATCTTGGTGGAGACAATTGGGACAACGCCATCATTCAGTGGTTGGTTGACGATTTCGCGAAGGAGAACGGAGTTGACCTGCGTCAGGATAAAATGGCCCTGCAGCGCCTGAAGGAAGAAGCGGAAAAGGCTAAGATTGCCCTCAGCTCCTCCCAGTCGACTGATATTAATCTTCCCTTTATCACAGCTGACTCCTCCGGTCCAAAGCACCTGAACGTGCAGCTGACCCGGAGCAAGATCGAGCAGATCACCGATCACTTGTTCGAGCGTACTGTCGGACCCTTCAAAGCTTGTTTGAAGGATGCAGGCCTGAGTGCTGGTGATATCAATAATCTGGTTCTGGTCGGTGGCATGACCCGTATGCCGAAGGTCATCGAGACCTCTCGCACACTCGCCGGCAAGGAACCCAACAAGGGTGTGAACCCGGATGAGGTGGTTGCCATTGGCGCGGCCATTCAGGGAGCGGTGCTCGCTGGCGACGTGAAGGATGTTCTCCTCCTTGATGTGACGCCGCTGACCCTTGCCATTGAAACTGCAGGCGGGGTGGCCACGGCGATGATTGAGCGTAACACGACCATCCCGACCAAAAAGTCGCAGATCTTTTCAACTTACGCCGACCAGCAGACGGCTGTTGACATCAAGGTGCTCCAAGGCGAGCGCCCGATGGCCAATGACAACAAGCTGCTTGGTAATTTCCGGCTTGATGGTATTCCCGGGGCACCTCGTGGCGTTCCGCAAATCGAGGTGACCTTCGATATTGATGCCAACGGCATCCTTCACGTCTCGGCAACCGACAAGGGGACTGGCAAGGAGCAGAAGATTTCCATTACAAACGCTTCCGGCCTCAGTGAAGATGAGGTCAACAAGATGAAGGAGGATGCTGAGAAGAATGCCGAGACGGATCGCAAGGCCAAGGAAATCGCGGAGACGCGTAACCAGCTCGATACCGTTGTCTTCTCAACGGAGAAACTCATCAAGGAAAGTGGTGACAAGTTTGCCGACAGCGACAAGAAACTGATCCAGGAGCTTGTTGATGAGGGCAAGAAAGCACTCGAGTCTGGTGAGGCCGAACGCATGAAAGCTGCCTTGGATAAAATCAACAACAGTGAGGAAATGCAGCAGGCGGTTGCCAAGCTCTACCAGGAGCAGGCCGCAGCCGGTGGTGCTGATGCCGGAGCGGCGGGTCCTCAGCCGGGAGCTGACGCGGGCTCTTCTTCGGAGGCTTCTTCCCCGGCAAGCGACGACAATGTCGTTGATGCTGAAGTTGAGGATGTCGAGGACGGCAAAAAATAA
- a CDS encoding nucleoside deaminase, translating into MKSTEPPPCPFEPIRPSELNRDATYYMAHAYNEALKAWKANEVPVGAIIEFEGAIIARAYNQVESLNDPTAHAEVLAITQATQIISDWRLNGATLYVTKEPCPMCSGATIMARLSKVVFAVPDPKMGCMGGAASVHELPRLNHQVEVSSGILEAECKAVLQAYFQRKRSGS; encoded by the coding sequence ATGAAATCGACTGAACCGCCGCCCTGCCCCTTCGAGCCAATCCGGCCTTCTGAGCTCAACCGGGATGCCACATATTACATGGCGCACGCTTATAATGAGGCCTTGAAAGCATGGAAGGCCAATGAAGTTCCGGTCGGGGCCATTATTGAATTTGAAGGAGCCATCATCGCGCGGGCCTACAACCAGGTTGAATCGCTCAATGATCCGACCGCTCACGCCGAGGTCTTGGCAATCACCCAAGCCACCCAAATCATCAGTGACTGGAGGCTGAACGGCGCGACTTTGTATGTCACCAAGGAACCATGCCCGATGTGCTCGGGGGCGACAATCATGGCGCGCCTGTCCAAAGTGGTCTTCGCCGTTCCAGACCCCAAAATGGGATGCATGGGCGGGGCAGCTTCCGTCCATGAGCTGCCAAGGCTGAATCATCAGGTTGAGGTCAGCAGCGGAATCCTTGAAGCCGAGTGTAAAGCCGTTCTCCAAGCTTATTTTCAAAGAAAACGTTCGGGCAGTTGA
- a CDS encoding helix-hairpin-helix domain-containing protein, with protein MPSLKLMEDNIFPRKKKKKVDMEALNSPLKRIPGMDLPSVRDLLDLGIQEIEELNGRSPEALFEDILNLREQTPADRLHYLRLAVYFAESDDPDPKLLQAWKWADEGSIL; from the coding sequence TTGCCTTCCTTGAAGCTCATGGAGGACAACATTTTCCCGAGGAAGAAAAAGAAAAAGGTCGATATGGAAGCCCTGAATTCGCCCCTCAAGCGGATTCCGGGGATGGACCTGCCCAGTGTGCGTGACCTCCTTGATCTCGGTATACAGGAAATAGAGGAGCTCAACGGGCGTTCCCCGGAGGCTCTTTTCGAGGACATCCTGAACCTCCGTGAGCAAACCCCTGCCGACCGCCTCCATTATTTACGTCTGGCGGTCTATTTCGCTGAATCGGACGATCCCGATCCGAAGCTGTTACAAGCATGGAAATGGGCCGACGAAGGTTCCATACTCTAG
- a CDS encoding Hsp33 family molecular chaperone HslO gives MSSEKGNQPASEPEGCLIENRFVRGRNVLVASADFSGLFVDYFLHLQHHGIQVTRENAEYFKDFFAGFTLHAASHPRNEVLAWTVHFQDPHLNIFLAGDTELSTVTGRIFTDGLKEEETNMFYQDLVVRGKPPHRSIVPFEGADPKATIEFYYSQSEQRPGRFFHLGEDRYALVTAHPDWDESWFKNLDQKTVQSLQDTETVSLLETRRYGWSCGCNYDRILEILKSPMQADPEGLFGEEEAITINCPRCAGRYRISREAMEAYLADTSEKTT, from the coding sequence ATGTCATCCGAAAAAGGAAACCAGCCCGCCTCTGAACCAGAAGGGTGCCTGATCGAAAACCGCTTTGTCCGCGGCCGCAACGTGCTTGTCGCCAGCGCTGACTTCAGCGGGCTCTTTGTTGATTACTTTCTTCATCTGCAACACCACGGCATCCAGGTGACCCGTGAAAACGCCGAGTACTTCAAGGACTTCTTTGCCGGTTTTACATTGCACGCAGCTTCCCATCCACGAAACGAGGTGCTCGCCTGGACAGTCCATTTTCAAGATCCACATCTTAATATCTTCCTCGCCGGAGACACCGAGTTGTCGACCGTCACCGGTCGGATTTTTACCGATGGGCTGAAGGAAGAAGAAACAAACATGTTTTATCAGGACCTTGTTGTCCGGGGAAAACCGCCACACCGGAGCATCGTCCCGTTTGAGGGGGCAGATCCCAAGGCGACCATTGAGTTCTATTACAGCCAGTCGGAGCAGCGACCGGGACGCTTTTTTCATCTGGGAGAGGATCGCTATGCCCTCGTCACGGCCCACCCGGACTGGGATGAAAGCTGGTTTAAGAATCTTGACCAGAAAACTGTCCAGTCCCTTCAGGACACGGAAACGGTGAGTCTGCTCGAGACGCGGCGCTACGGCTGGTCCTGCGGATGCAATTACGACAGGATCCTGGAGATTTTAAAGTCCCCGATGCAGGCTGATCCAGAGGGGCTCTTCGGGGAAGAGGAAGCTATCACTATTAATTGTCCGCGCTGTGCAGGCCGTTACCGGATCAGCAGGGAGGCAATGGAGGCTTATCTTGCGGACACAAGTGAAAAGACTACCTGA
- a CDS encoding superoxide dismutase, translated as MAYTLPELEYAYNALEPHIDARTMEIHHSKHHNAYITNVNKALADAGIDAPECISDLISNIGKLPEAVQTAVRNNGGGHANHSLFWTVISPNGGGDPTGALKDKIESTFGSFDEFKKAFAAAAATRFGSGWAWLIAYPDGSLKVASTPNQDNPEMGEIYGYCGGTPILGLDVWEHAYYLNYQNRRPDYISAFWNVVNWDKVSDYYGKVTA; from the coding sequence ATGGCATACACATTACCTGAACTGGAATACGCTTACAACGCGCTTGAGCCGCACATTGATGCGCGGACGATGGAAATCCATCACTCAAAGCACCACAACGCCTACATCACAAATGTGAACAAGGCCCTGGCAGATGCGGGAATTGACGCACCGGAGTGCATTTCCGACCTGATCAGCAATATTGGCAAGCTCCCCGAGGCAGTGCAGACAGCCGTGCGCAACAATGGCGGAGGCCACGCTAACCACAGCCTCTTCTGGACGGTCATTTCACCAAACGGTGGCGGGGATCCTACAGGTGCCCTTAAGGACAAGATCGAATCAACCTTTGGTAGCTTCGATGAGTTCAAGAAGGCATTCGCTGCAGCAGCCGCGACCCGTTTCGGTTCAGGCTGGGCTTGGCTCATTGCCTATCCTGACGGTAGCCTGAAAGTGGCCAGCACGCCAAACCAGGACAACCCGGAAATGGGTGAAATCTACGGCTACTGCGGTGGAACACCCATCCTCGGACTGGACGTCTGGGAACACGCCTACTACTTGAATTACCAGAACCGTCGCCCAGACTACATCTCCGCTTTCTGGAATGTCGTCAACTGGGACAAGGTAAGTGATTACTACGGAAAAGTCACTGCCTGA
- the groL gene encoding chaperonin GroEL (60 kDa chaperone family; promotes refolding of misfolded polypeptides especially under stressful conditions; forms two stacked rings of heptamers to form a barrel-shaped 14mer; ends can be capped by GroES; misfolded proteins enter the barrel where they are refolded when GroES binds), protein MMAKQILFDEAARRKLLKGVETLARAVKVTLGPKGRNVVIDKKFGSPTVTKDGVSVAKEIELPDPYENMGAQMVKEVATKTSDIAGDGTTTATVLAEAIYREGLKNVSAGANPVYLKRGIDKAVAAAVKAIGAMSIPVTDREAVKNVATVSANWEEEIGSIIADAMDKVGKDGTITVEEAKGIETTLDVVEGMQFDKGYLSPYFATDQEAMEAILEDAYILIHEKKITNLNDLLPLLQKIAQSGKPFLLIAEDVEGEALATLVVNKLRGMLNVCAVKAPGFGDRRKAMLEDIAVLTGGRCITDDLGIKLENLELTDLGRAKRVTVDKENTTIVEGAGTASDIQGRVKQIRRQIEETSSDYDREKLQERLAKLAGGVAVINVGASTEPEMKEKKARVEDALHATRAAVEEGIVPGGGVALLRIRSIVEDLKLEGDEAIGASIVFKSLEYPLRQLCQNAGVEGSLVVQHVLDLKGNMGYNVATEKYEDLIKAGVVDPAKVTRSALQYAASISGLLLTTEAIITDLPEEKSGGGAPDMGGMGGMGGMGGMGGMM, encoded by the coding sequence ATTATGGCTAAACAAATCCTATTCGACGAAGCCGCGCGCAGAAAGCTCCTCAAGGGAGTGGAAACACTTGCCCGCGCCGTTAAAGTAACACTCGGCCCCAAGGGCCGCAATGTGGTTATCGACAAGAAGTTCGGTAGCCCGACCGTGACCAAGGACGGTGTGTCCGTGGCCAAGGAAATCGAGCTTCCTGATCCCTATGAAAACATGGGTGCCCAGATGGTGAAGGAAGTCGCCACCAAGACCAGCGACATCGCTGGTGATGGCACGACGACTGCCACAGTCCTGGCTGAAGCGATCTACCGCGAAGGCTTGAAGAACGTTTCCGCCGGAGCCAATCCGGTTTACCTGAAGCGCGGTATCGACAAGGCTGTCGCTGCCGCCGTGAAGGCCATTGGTGCGATGAGTATTCCTGTGACCGACCGTGAAGCGGTCAAGAACGTGGCGACTGTATCCGCCAACTGGGAAGAGGAAATTGGTTCCATTATCGCAGACGCGATGGACAAGGTCGGCAAGGACGGAACAATCACCGTCGAGGAAGCCAAGGGCATCGAAACAACCCTCGACGTTGTCGAAGGTATGCAGTTCGACAAGGGCTACCTCAGCCCTTACTTCGCGACCGACCAGGAAGCAATGGAAGCCATTCTCGAGGATGCCTACATCCTTATTCATGAGAAGAAGATCACCAATTTGAATGACCTTCTCCCGCTTCTCCAGAAGATTGCCCAGAGCGGCAAGCCTTTCCTCCTTATCGCTGAGGATGTAGAAGGTGAAGCGCTGGCGACCCTCGTGGTCAACAAGCTCCGTGGCATGTTGAACGTGTGTGCTGTGAAGGCTCCCGGATTCGGTGACCGTCGCAAGGCCATGTTGGAAGACATTGCCGTCCTGACTGGTGGCCGTTGCATCACTGATGATCTTGGAATCAAGCTTGAAAACCTTGAGTTGACCGATCTCGGCCGTGCCAAGCGCGTGACTGTTGACAAGGAGAACACCACCATCGTCGAAGGTGCTGGTACTGCTTCCGATATTCAGGGCCGCGTTAAGCAGATTCGCCGTCAGATCGAAGAGACTTCTTCCGATTACGACCGCGAAAAGCTGCAGGAGCGCCTCGCCAAGTTGGCTGGTGGTGTTGCCGTGATCAATGTCGGTGCCTCAACCGAGCCGGAAATGAAGGAAAAGAAGGCTCGTGTGGAAGACGCTTTGCATGCGACCCGCGCCGCCGTGGAAGAAGGAATTGTTCCTGGAGGTGGCGTTGCGCTACTCCGGATCCGCAGCATCGTGGAAGACCTCAAGCTCGAAGGTGACGAAGCAATTGGTGCTTCCATCGTCTTCAAGTCGCTTGAGTACCCGCTGCGTCAGCTGTGCCAGAATGCTGGTGTTGAAGGCAGCCTCGTTGTCCAGCACGTGCTCGATCTAAAGGGTAACATGGGCTACAACGTCGCGACCGAGAAGTACGAAGACCTCATCAAGGCTGGCGTTGTTGATCCGGCCAAGGTGACCCGCAGTGCGCTTCAGTACGCGGCCTCAATTTCCGGTCTCCTGCTCACCACGGAAGCAATCATTACCGACCTGCCGGAAGAAAAGTCCGGCGGTGGTGCCCCTGACATGGGTGGCATGGGCGGTATGGGTGGCATGGGCGGCATGGGCGGCATGATGTAA
- the infA gene encoding translation initiation factor IF-1 — MTESEVVEVEGKVAAVLPGTMFRVELKNGHQVLAHISGKLRKHFIKITVGDTVKMEMTPKDIDKARIIYRLRNANVNRNAPIRSFGPRRR, encoded by the coding sequence ATGACCGAATCTGAAGTTGTAGAAGTTGAGGGGAAAGTGGCCGCGGTCCTTCCCGGTACCATGTTCCGGGTTGAACTCAAGAATGGCCACCAAGTCCTTGCCCATATTTCCGGCAAGCTCCGGAAGCATTTCATCAAGATCACTGTGGGAGACACCGTGAAGATGGAAATGACCCCGAAGGACATCGACAAGGCCCGCATTATTTACCGGCTTCGCAACGCGAATGTAAACCGGAACGCCCCGATTCGCAGTTTCGGTCCTCGTAGACGCTGA
- a CDS encoding co-chaperone GroES, whose translation MAKNKVKITPLGDRVLVKTVSVEEEVKGGIIIPDSAKEKPTTAEVLALGNGKKDGEKYEFSVKVGDTVIISKYGGTQVKYDDVEYTILREDDILGVIA comes from the coding sequence ATGGCAAAAAACAAAGTCAAAATCACACCTCTCGGAGATCGCGTTCTTGTAAAGACCGTTTCCGTTGAGGAAGAAGTCAAAGGCGGGATCATCATCCCTGATTCAGCCAAGGAAAAGCCGACCACGGCCGAAGTCCTTGCCCTGGGTAACGGGAAGAAGGATGGCGAGAAGTACGAATTCTCCGTCAAAGTAGGTGACACGGTCATCATCAGCAAGTACGGCGGGACACAGGTCAAGTATGACGATGTGGAATACACCATCCTGCGTGAAGATGATATCCTCGGAGTCATTGCCTAA
- the cysK gene encoding cysteine synthase A has translation MSIRAESVLGTIGGTPLIKLNASAEGCVADIYVKCEWFNPLSSVKDRIAKSMIEAGEASGALKPGGVVIEPTSGNTGIGLAFVCRSKGYRCILTMPETMSMERRVLLDLLGAELVLTPGPKGMPGAIAKAQELMAEHGEAAYGPGQFENPANPEVHRQTTGPEIWEATEGAVDIFMAGVGTGGTITGVSESLKKHKPELVSIAIEPEASPVISGGKPGPHKIQGIGAGFIPKNLNTEIIDEVIQVSNEDAFETARSVSLSDGLPLGISSGATIWAAIQVGKRPENKGKTIVVMAASPSERYLSTPLAEVSREKAAKLETSPL, from the coding sequence ATGAGTATTAGAGCAGAATCGGTATTGGGAACGATCGGGGGGACCCCGCTGATCAAGTTAAACGCGTCAGCCGAAGGGTGTGTGGCGGACATTTACGTCAAGTGCGAGTGGTTCAATCCGCTTTCGAGTGTGAAGGACCGCATTGCGAAATCGATGATCGAGGCGGGCGAAGCATCGGGTGCGTTGAAGCCCGGTGGAGTCGTGATTGAGCCGACGAGCGGGAACACGGGGATTGGGCTGGCCTTTGTCTGCCGTTCGAAGGGCTACCGTTGTATTTTAACCATGCCTGAGACGATGTCGATGGAACGACGCGTGCTGTTGGACCTGCTCGGAGCCGAGCTGGTTCTGACACCCGGTCCGAAGGGGATGCCGGGGGCAATTGCGAAGGCGCAGGAGTTGATGGCTGAGCACGGCGAGGCCGCCTATGGACCGGGGCAGTTTGAAAATCCGGCCAATCCGGAAGTGCATCGCCAGACGACCGGACCGGAAATCTGGGAAGCGACGGAAGGGGCAGTGGACATTTTCATGGCCGGAGTCGGGACTGGAGGAACGATCACGGGCGTTTCGGAATCACTCAAGAAGCACAAACCTGAATTGGTCTCGATTGCCATTGAGCCGGAGGCAAGTCCTGTAATCAGCGGGGGCAAGCCAGGCCCACACAAGATCCAGGGGATTGGGGCAGGCTTCATTCCAAAGAATTTAAACACGGAAATCATAGACGAAGTGATCCAAGTGTCGAACGAGGACGCTTTTGAGACAGCGCGGTCGGTTTCTTTGTCAGATGGTCTTCCACTGGGCATTTCCTCAGGAGCAACTATCTGGGCGGCGATTCAAGTAGGAAAGCGCCCGGAGAACAAGGGGAAGACGATTGTCGTCATGGCGGCAAGTCCGAGTGAGCGCTATCTGAGCACACCGCTGGCCGAGGTTTCACGGGAAAAGGCGGCCAAGCTGGAGACCAGCCCCCTTTAA